One genomic segment of Sphingorhabdus sp. M41 includes these proteins:
- the glnA gene encoding type I glutamate--ammonia ligase has protein sequence MGNTASDIIKMIKDEEVEWVDVRFTDPRGKWQHLSMCAGVIDEDVLEEGFMFDGSSIEGWKAINESDMILRPDLDAVYMDPFSATPMMILVCNIVEPGDGSLYNRDPRSTAVRAEAYLKSTGIGDTIYVGPEPEFFMFDDVKFETGYDRSGFKIDDIELPTNTGRDYDVGNMGHRPRAKGGYFPVAPVDSCVDIRGEMVATMLEMGLPMDKHHHEVASAQHELGITFGTLTETADRVQVYKYVVQQVAHAYGKTATFMPKPIKDDNGSGMHTHMSIWKDGKPLFAGNEYAGLSEMCLHYIGGVVKHAKAINAFSNPTTNSYKRLVPGFEAPVLLAYSSRNRSASCRIPYGAGDKAKRVEFRFPDPLANPYLSSAALLMAGLDGIENKIHPGEAMDKNLYDLPPAELAEVPTVCGSLREALEALEADHEFLLKGDVFTKDQIEAYAELKWEEVSRWETTPSPVEYDMYYSS, from the coding sequence ATGGGCAATACAGCATCTGATATTATCAAAATGATCAAGGACGAGGAAGTCGAATGGGTCGATGTTCGCTTCACCGATCCACGCGGCAAATGGCAGCATCTGTCGATGTGCGCAGGCGTCATCGATGAAGATGTGCTGGAAGAAGGCTTCATGTTTGACGGCAGCTCGATCGAGGGCTGGAAAGCGATCAATGAATCCGACATGATCCTCCGTCCCGACCTCGATGCGGTCTATATGGACCCATTCTCCGCCACGCCGATGATGATCCTGGTCTGCAATATCGTCGAACCGGGTGACGGATCGCTGTACAATCGCGATCCGCGGTCGACCGCTGTCCGCGCCGAAGCCTATCTGAAATCGACCGGTATCGGCGACACCATCTATGTCGGACCGGAACCTGAATTTTTCATGTTCGACGATGTGAAGTTCGAAACCGGCTATGACCGTTCCGGCTTCAAGATCGACGATATCGAGCTGCCGACCAACACCGGCCGCGATTATGATGTCGGCAACATGGGCCATCGTCCCCGCGCCAAGGGCGGCTATTTCCCGGTTGCTCCGGTCGACAGCTGCGTGGATATTCGCGGCGAGATGGTTGCGACCATGCTGGAAATGGGCCTGCCGATGGACAAGCACCATCACGAGGTTGCCTCCGCCCAGCATGAACTCGGCATCACCTTCGGTACGCTGACCGAAACCGCCGACCGCGTGCAAGTCTACAAATATGTCGTGCAGCAGGTTGCCCATGCCTATGGCAAGACCGCAACCTTCATGCCGAAGCCGATCAAGGATGATAACGGCAGCGGCATGCACACGCATATGTCGATCTGGAAAGACGGCAAGCCGCTGTTCGCCGGCAATGAATATGCGGGGCTCTCGGAAATGTGCCTCCACTATATCGGCGGCGTCGTCAAACATGCAAAGGCGATCAACGCTTTCTCCAACCCGACGACCAACAGCTACAAGCGTCTGGTTCCCGGTTTTGAAGCACCGGTGCTGCTCGCCTATTCGAGCCGCAACCGTTCCGCATCCTGCCGGATTCCATATGGTGCAGGCGACAAGGCGAAGCGCGTAGAGTTCCGCTTCCCCGATCCGCTCGCCAACCCGTATCTCTCGTCGGCAGCATTGCTGATGGCGGGTCTCGACGGCATCGAGAACAAGATCCACCCGGGCGAAGCCATGGACAAGAATCTCTATGATCTGCCACCAGCAGAGCTGGCCGAAGTGCCGACGGTTTGCGGTTCGCTCCGTGAAGCGCTGGAAGCATTGGAAGCCGATCACGAGTTCCTGCTCAAGGGCGACGTGTTCACCAAGGACCAGATCGAAGCCTATGCCGAACTGAAATGGGAAGAAGTCAGCCGCTGGGAAACCACGCCGAGCCCGGTTGAATATGACATGTATTATTCGAGCTGA
- a CDS encoding P-II family nitrogen regulator, producing MKKIEAIIKPFKLDEVKEALHEVGVSGITVTEAKGFGRQKGHTELYRGAEYVVDFLPKVKLEVVVEDSLADRTVEAIAAAAQTGRIGDGKIFVIPVESALRIRTGERDNDAI from the coding sequence ATGAAAAAGATTGAAGCGATAATCAAGCCATTCAAACTGGATGAAGTCAAAGAAGCGCTGCATGAAGTCGGCGTTTCCGGAATCACCGTGACCGAAGCCAAAGGTTTTGGCCGGCAGAAAGGCCATACCGAGCTGTATCGCGGCGCGGAATATGTCGTGGATTTCCTTCCCAAGGTGAAGCTTGAAGTCGTCGTCGAGGACAGTCTTGCCGACCGTACGGTCGAGGCAATTGCCGCAGCCGCCCAGACCGGCCGCATCGGCGACGGCAAGATTTTTGTCATTCCGGTCGAATCGGCGCTGCGTATCCGTACCGGAGAGCGCGACAACGACGCCATCTGA
- a CDS encoding PQQ-dependent dehydrogenase, methanol/ethanol family translates to MRRLGILLMPLMLAACQSQTSEPGTTDAVMNADWSNIGFDAKEQRHSPLDQINESNVGELGVAWFQDLPDARGQEATPVEVDGKLYISTAWSKVFAYDAKTGEELWSYDPGVAGEKAVDACCDVVNRGVAINRGKLFFGTIDGRLIALDRNTGARLWETQTTDNSKPYTITGAPRVVKNMVIIGNGGAEFGVRGYVSAYDIRDGNLKWRFYTVPNPKGEADGAASDEIFAKAANKTWGDGEWKVSGGGGTVWDSIVYDEDLDQLYFGVGNGNPWNHGLRSGGEGDNLFLSSIVAVNPDTGKYLWHYQETPAETWDYTATQHIIQAEMPIDGKMRKVLYHAPKNGFFFVIDRLDGTLISAEPFVDGINWATGYDLTTGRPIENPAARFYKTKEPFVAIPGALGAHNWHPMSYNPKTGLVYIPAQQIPQGYEVPVSEIDKKRERLGFNVGIGWAIGQLPDDKDVYKAAVAATTGKLVAFNPKTGKVEWSVDYPAAWNGGTMTTAGNLVFQGTSTGFFKAYSADKGTELLSLPMQSGIVSAPSTYMIDGEQYVAFLTSKGGAFPLVAGVAGGVTRQLPNIPRLVVLKLGGKAKLPALPEKGEVIWDPPVQTGTPEQIAAGKGLYGRNCLVCHGDSAIGNGFTPDLRVSGVLPDTEAWASVVTGGALKQHGMVGFGSQLKDEQVENIRHYVVNRSIWTKENLPEMTAPTAR, encoded by the coding sequence ATGCGCAGGCTGGGGATATTGTTGATGCCATTGATGCTGGCGGCTTGCCAAAGCCAGACCAGCGAACCGGGTACGACCGATGCGGTCATGAACGCGGACTGGAGCAATATCGGCTTTGACGCCAAGGAACAGCGCCACAGCCCGCTCGACCAGATCAACGAAAGCAATGTCGGCGAACTTGGTGTCGCCTGGTTCCAGGACCTGCCCGATGCCCGTGGTCAGGAAGCGACCCCGGTTGAAGTGGACGGCAAGCTCTATATCTCGACCGCCTGGTCAAAGGTTTTTGCCTATGATGCCAAGACCGGCGAGGAACTCTGGTCCTATGATCCCGGCGTGGCTGGCGAGAAAGCGGTCGATGCCTGTTGCGACGTGGTCAATCGCGGGGTAGCGATCAACCGCGGCAAGCTGTTTTTCGGCACCATTGACGGGCGCCTGATCGCGCTGGACCGGAATACCGGCGCGCGATTGTGGGAAACCCAGACCACTGACAACAGCAAGCCTTACACAATCACCGGCGCACCCCGGGTCGTCAAGAATATGGTGATTATCGGCAATGGCGGCGCCGAATTCGGCGTGCGCGGTTATGTCTCCGCCTATGACATTCGCGACGGCAATCTGAAATGGCGCTTTTACACCGTGCCCAATCCGAAAGGCGAAGCGGACGGTGCAGCCAGCGACGAAATTTTTGCCAAGGCGGCCAACAAGACCTGGGGCGACGGCGAATGGAAAGTTTCCGGTGGCGGCGGCACGGTCTGGGACAGCATCGTCTATGACGAGGATCTCGACCAGCTCTATTTTGGCGTCGGCAACGGCAACCCCTGGAATCACGGCCTGCGTTCGGGCGGCGAAGGCGACAATCTGTTCCTCTCCTCGATCGTCGCGGTCAATCCCGATACCGGGAAATATCTCTGGCATTATCAGGAAACACCAGCGGAAACCTGGGACTATACGGCGACCCAGCATATCATCCAGGCCGAGATGCCGATCGACGGCAAGATGCGGAAGGTGCTTTACCATGCACCGAAAAACGGCTTTTTCTTCGTCATCGACCGGCTCGATGGCACGCTGATCAGCGCCGAGCCTTTTGTCGACGGAATCAACTGGGCCACCGGCTATGATCTGACCACTGGTCGCCCGATCGAAAATCCGGCGGCCCGATTCTACAAGACCAAGGAGCCGTTTGTCGCCATCCCCGGCGCGCTGGGTGCGCATAACTGGCATCCGATGAGCTATAATCCGAAGACCGGCCTCGTCTATATCCCGGCCCAGCAAATCCCACAGGGCTATGAAGTGCCGGTTTCGGAAATCGACAAGAAACGCGAACGGCTGGGATTCAATGTCGGGATCGGCTGGGCGATCGGCCAGTTGCCGGACGACAAGGATGTCTACAAGGCGGCAGTTGCCGCCACCACCGGCAAGCTGGTCGCGTTCAACCCGAAAACCGGCAAGGTCGAATGGAGCGTCGACTATCCGGCAGCCTGGAATGGCGGCACGATGACGACGGCCGGCAATCTGGTGTTCCAAGGCACCAGCACCGGCTTTTTCAAGGCTTATTCGGCGGACAAGGGTACGGAATTGCTCAGCCTGCCGATGCAGTCCGGCATCGTCAGCGCGCCATCCACCTATATGATCGACGGCGAGCAATATGTCGCATTCCTGACCAGCAAGGGTGGTGCCTTTCCGCTGGTCGCCGGTGTCGCCGGTGGCGTGACTCGCCAGCTGCCCAATATTCCGCGGCTGGTGGTGCTGAAACTGGGCGGCAAAGCCAAATTGCCTGCTCTGCCCGAAAAAGGCGAAGTGATCTGGGACCCGCCGGTACAAACCGGAACCCCGGAACAGATTGCTGCCGGCAAGGGACTTTACGGGCGCAATTGCCTGGTCTGTCATGGCGACAGCGCTATCGGCAATGGCTTCACGCCTGACCTTAGGGTTAGCGGCGTGCTGCCTGACACCGAAGCCTGGGCGTCGGTCGTTACCGGCGGAGCGCTGAAACAGCATGGCATGGTCGGTTTCGGATCACAGCTGAAAGACGAGCAGGTGGAAAATATCCGCCACTATGTCGTCAACCGGTCGATCTGGACGAAGGAAAACCTGCCCGAGATGACCGCTCCAACGGCGCGCTGA